One stretch of Natronobacterium gregoryi SP2 DNA includes these proteins:
- the pepF gene encoding oligoendopeptidase F: MSSVPDRSEIDEQYIWDLESIYATDDDWEQAYDAVADRIADLERYEGAVTDDAETLLSVLELYESVMREVETVSAYARMRRDEDTTDQHYQALTARAQSLAADAESAASFIEPELQELTREAFDELVEAEPDLETYDHYVDDVLRMKPHTRSAAVEELLADLSEVTGATGDVYNMLSNADMEFPTVEDPDGEAVEITQSNFTNLLKRSDREFRQQVYEAYFEEWGSMRNTVATAYKNSVKADVKLAQARNYDTAREAALDGPNVPVDVYDTLVETVRDNHDKLHRHAELKREALDVDDLQMWDLYMPLTGDEGPALEYDQAAEYVVDALEPLGEEYQSRVAEGLESRWVDVYENEGKRSGAYSSGTYDTQPFILMNYQDDVASMYTLAHELGHSMHSQFTKDRQPYVYSSYEIFVAEVASTVNEALLTNHLLETVDDPEFRKAVLNEFLERVRSTLYRQTLFAEFEHEAHKLEEEGKPLTADRLDDLYEGLKADYYEPAAIDDHIAREWMRIPHFYRAFYVYQYATGISAALAITDRIFEEGDTAAEDYLEFLRQGSREYPLELLRTAGVDMSTSEPIDRALETYGTRLDELESLLE, translated from the coding sequence ATGAGTTCAGTCCCCGACCGCTCGGAGATCGACGAGCAGTACATCTGGGATCTCGAGAGTATCTACGCGACCGACGACGACTGGGAGCAAGCCTACGACGCGGTCGCCGACCGCATCGCGGACCTCGAGCGCTACGAGGGAGCGGTCACCGACGACGCCGAAACGCTGCTTTCGGTCCTCGAACTGTACGAGTCGGTCATGCGCGAGGTCGAGACCGTCTCGGCCTACGCCCGGATGCGGCGAGACGAAGACACCACGGACCAACACTACCAGGCGCTGACCGCCCGCGCACAGTCGCTCGCTGCCGACGCCGAATCCGCAGCCTCTTTCATCGAACCCGAACTCCAGGAACTGACCCGCGAAGCGTTCGACGAGCTGGTCGAGGCGGAGCCGGACCTCGAGACCTACGACCACTACGTCGACGACGTGCTCCGGATGAAACCCCACACCCGCTCGGCGGCGGTCGAGGAACTGCTGGCCGATCTGAGCGAAGTTACGGGTGCAACTGGAGACGTCTACAACATGCTTTCGAACGCGGACATGGAGTTCCCCACCGTCGAGGACCCCGACGGCGAGGCCGTCGAGATCACCCAGAGTAACTTCACCAATCTGCTCAAGCGATCCGACCGCGAGTTCCGCCAGCAGGTCTACGAGGCGTACTTCGAGGAGTGGGGGTCGATGCGAAACACCGTCGCGACGGCCTACAAGAACAGCGTCAAAGCAGACGTGAAACTGGCGCAGGCGCGCAACTACGACACCGCCCGCGAAGCTGCACTCGACGGGCCGAACGTCCCCGTCGACGTCTACGACACGCTCGTCGAGACAGTTCGGGACAACCACGACAAGCTCCACCGCCACGCCGAACTCAAACGCGAGGCCCTCGACGTCGACGACCTCCAGATGTGGGACCTCTACATGCCCCTGACCGGCGACGAAGGGCCTGCCCTCGAGTACGATCAGGCCGCCGAGTACGTCGTCGACGCGCTCGAGCCACTGGGCGAAGAGTACCAGTCCCGCGTCGCCGAGGGCCTGGAGTCGCGCTGGGTCGACGTCTACGAGAACGAGGGCAAGCGGTCGGGGGCCTACTCGAGTGGTACCTACGACACCCAGCCGTTTATCCTGATGAACTACCAAGACGACGTCGCCTCGATGTACACGCTGGCCCACGAACTCGGCCACTCGATGCACTCCCAGTTCACGAAAGACCGACAACCCTACGTCTACTCGAGTTACGAGATTTTCGTCGCCGAGGTCGCAAGTACGGTCAACGAGGCCTTGCTGACGAACCATCTCCTCGAGACCGTCGACGACCCCGAGTTCCGCAAGGCCGTCCTCAACGAGTTCCTCGAGCGAGTTCGGTCGACACTGTACCGTCAGACGCTGTTCGCCGAGTTCGAACACGAAGCCCACAAACTCGAAGAGGAGGGCAAACCACTCACCGCGGATCGGCTGGACGACCTCTACGAGGGACTCAAAGCCGACTACTACGAGCCCGCAGCCATCGACGACCACATCGCCCGCGAGTGGATGCGCATCCCCCACTTCTACCGGGCGTTCTACGTCTACCAGTACGCGACCGGCATCTCCGCCGCCCTGGCGATCACCGACCGCATCTTCGAGGAAGGCGACACCGCGGCCGAAGACTACCTCGA